A genomic segment from Halomonas sp. GD1P12 encodes:
- a CDS encoding Fic family protein, with protein MYIWERKGWPSFEWREPILRPLLDELRLLQGRVVGRTESASERANASVEMDALIQNAIRTSEIEGERLDVDSVRSSVARQLGVDQAGVPGRTTPESEALIELLLQATHYPDQPLTLERLCHWQSLLFVQGPGVIDKVRVGELRGKQPMQVVSGRIDRPTVHFEAPPRRQLEAELDAFLAWFNQPPESLAPLIRAGIAHLWLVTLHPFDDGNGRLTRAVTDRALAQAERQSVRFYSLSAAIMARREAYYDHLESTQKGGLDITLWLAWFLDTLKAALEQALSRIDRVLEKTRFWQRHATTVLNERQIKVLNRLLDTAGVEFAQGINARKYQSLAKVSKATATRDLAELLEKGCLVKLPGGGRSTRYSIPFEPTLASAL; from the coding sequence ATGTATATTTGGGAGCGAAAGGGTTGGCCATCGTTTGAATGGCGTGAACCCATCTTACGCCCCTTGCTGGACGAACTCAGGCTACTGCAAGGCCGGGTGGTGGGAAGAACGGAGTCAGCCTCCGAGCGTGCGAATGCAAGCGTGGAAATGGATGCGCTCATTCAGAACGCCATCCGTACCAGCGAGATCGAAGGGGAGCGGTTGGATGTAGACTCTGTGCGCTCGTCGGTGGCTCGCCAGTTAGGGGTGGATCAGGCCGGTGTTCCTGGCAGAACGACGCCTGAATCCGAGGCGCTCATCGAGCTTCTGCTGCAAGCGACGCACTACCCGGATCAGCCGCTTACTCTTGAGCGTCTGTGCCATTGGCAGTCCCTTCTTTTCGTACAGGGGCCAGGCGTGATCGATAAAGTGCGGGTAGGCGAGCTACGCGGTAAGCAGCCCATGCAGGTCGTTTCCGGGCGAATCGATCGGCCCACCGTTCATTTCGAGGCGCCGCCGCGGCGTCAGCTCGAGGCAGAGCTGGATGCGTTCCTGGCCTGGTTCAACCAGCCGCCGGAGAGCCTCGCCCCGCTCATTCGTGCGGGCATTGCTCACCTTTGGTTGGTCACGCTGCATCCCTTTGACGACGGCAACGGGCGCTTGACGCGCGCGGTCACGGATAGGGCGCTGGCTCAGGCCGAACGGCAGTCGGTGCGCTTTTACTCGCTGAGTGCAGCGATCATGGCGCGCCGGGAGGCGTACTACGATCACCTCGAGAGCACGCAAAAGGGCGGCCTGGATATCACGCTCTGGCTTGCGTGGTTTCTGGATACATTAAAAGCAGCACTCGAGCAGGCGCTATCGAGAATCGACCGGGTGCTCGAGAAAACCCGCTTCTGGCAGCGCCATGCGACCACTGTACTGAACGAACGCCAGATCAAGGTATTGAACCGCTTGCTGGATACGGCCGGCGTGGAATTCGCGCAAGGCATCAACGCGCGCAAGTATCAGTCGTTGGCGAAGGTGAGCAAGGCCACCGCTACCCGGGACCTGGCTGAACTGCTGGAGAAGGGATGCCTCGTCAAACTGCCCGGGGGCGGGCGCAGTACGCGTTACTCGATACCGTTCGAGCCAACCCTTGCGAGCGCGCTGTAA
- a CDS encoding type II toxin-antitoxin system HipA family toxin: protein MASDAVLTLYQGERLVGWLFNTHPLRFEYAPAWREQSDAVSLSPSLPLSPLVHEGDSVLTYFENLLPEGDLRHQLELRHHTTTVFGLLNAIGGDTASGFTLLSPNESPVLPHYTPTRWATVAAHLQARTQGALFTQHDNEPRISLAGAQNKLLLMVMPDGSPAIPEGSAPSSHILKPDIQGLKGVWATALNETFCMQLAAELGLDAAETSYQPDTRACLVRRYDRRIDAQGSLQRLHQLDFCQLAGTPSTIKYESDGGPGLVRCRELLQQQGAPAKDMQRLIGWLFFNLLIGNNDSHAKNLATLYTADGPRLAPFYDLMCTTLYSGLSSRFAMSISGEDRPGHIERSHLEALARALRFQPRYFLKQGLELAERMPQAIDATVASLSHVAGKGTEQTLLERLQRRLSGNCRKMTQRWVGKR from the coding sequence ATGGCGAGTGACGCCGTCCTGACGCTTTATCAAGGCGAGAGGCTCGTCGGGTGGCTATTTAATACGCATCCACTGCGTTTTGAGTACGCCCCGGCATGGCGTGAGCAATCTGACGCAGTGAGTCTCTCACCTTCACTGCCGCTTTCGCCGCTCGTTCACGAAGGCGATAGCGTACTGACCTATTTCGAGAATCTGTTACCGGAAGGCGACCTGCGCCACCAGCTGGAACTTCGCCACCACACCACCACCGTTTTTGGGCTATTGAACGCCATTGGCGGTGATACGGCCAGCGGCTTCACCCTGCTATCACCCAATGAATCACCCGTTTTACCCCATTATACGCCCACTCGTTGGGCGACCGTGGCGGCGCATCTACAAGCGCGCACCCAAGGCGCGTTATTTACACAACACGATAACGAGCCGCGTATCTCGCTCGCGGGGGCACAAAACAAGCTACTGCTGATGGTCATGCCGGATGGAAGTCCTGCCATACCGGAAGGCTCGGCCCCTTCCAGTCATATTCTCAAACCCGACATTCAAGGCTTGAAAGGTGTGTGGGCAACGGCGCTCAACGAAACGTTCTGCATGCAGCTGGCCGCAGAACTTGGGCTCGATGCGGCTGAGACGAGCTACCAGCCTGACACCCGCGCTTGTCTGGTGCGCCGGTATGATCGTAGGATTGATGCCCAAGGCAGTTTGCAGCGCCTGCACCAGCTCGATTTTTGCCAGCTCGCCGGCACGCCCTCAACCATTAAATACGAAAGTGACGGCGGCCCAGGCCTGGTTCGCTGCCGTGAGCTCTTGCAGCAACAGGGCGCACCGGCTAAAGACATGCAGCGGTTGATCGGCTGGCTCTTCTTCAACCTGTTGATTGGCAATAACGATAGCCATGCCAAGAACCTCGCCACTCTTTACACCGCTGATGGGCCACGGCTGGCACCGTTCTACGACTTGATGTGCACCACGCTTTACAGCGGCCTTTCGAGCCGTTTTGCCATGAGCATCAGCGGTGAAGACCGCCCCGGCCACATCGAGCGTTCACACCTCGAAGCATTGGCCCGCGCGCTGCGCTTTCAGCCACGTTACTTTTTGAAGCAAGGGCTCGAACTGGCCGAGCGAATGCCGCAAGCCATCGACGCAACAGTCGCCTCTCTGAGTCATGTAGCGGGTAAAGGAACCGAACAGACGTTGCTGGAACGGCTACAACGGCGGCTGTCAGGCAACTGCCGGAAAATGACGCAGCGGTGGGTTGGCAAGCGATGA
- a CDS encoding helix-turn-helix transcriptional regulator, whose amino-acid sequence MSTDNATAPTIIRQSEELGQLVRQMRNEQGLLQMDLAGLAGTGNRFIVDLERGKPTLQLQKVLDVLDLMGLEVVVKRKGSNRHGE is encoded by the coding sequence ATGTCGACCGATAATGCCACCGCCCCTACAATCATTCGTCAAAGCGAAGAGCTGGGCCAACTGGTTCGCCAAATGCGCAATGAACAAGGCTTGTTGCAGATGGATCTGGCGGGCCTTGCCGGTACCGGCAACCGATTCATCGTTGACTTGGAGCGAGGAAAGCCCACCCTCCAGCTGCAAAAGGTGCTGGATGTATTGGACTTAATGGGGCTAGAGGTGGTCGTGAAGCGCAAAGGATCTAATCGCCATGGCGAGTGA
- a CDS encoding GFA family protein, whose product MKQLTGGCLCGKVRFEARGEPQSVGTCHCMDCRKHHGALFYAAADYPRKAVVIEGEPACYQGRYFCATCGSSLFSISEHEIEIHLGALDAPNQLKPTYELWNIRREDWLPPFPDVERHDRDRNRAHVPRGKL is encoded by the coding sequence ATGAAGCAACTAACCGGTGGCTGCTTGTGCGGCAAGGTGCGATTCGAAGCGCGTGGCGAACCGCAGAGTGTAGGCACCTGCCACTGCATGGATTGCCGCAAACACCACGGTGCGCTTTTCTACGCGGCGGCGGATTACCCCAGGAAAGCGGTCGTGATCGAAGGCGAGCCCGCCTGCTACCAGGGGCGCTACTTCTGCGCGACCTGCGGCTCATCACTGTTTTCGATCAGCGAGCATGAAATCGAGATACACCTTGGTGCCCTCGATGCACCGAACCAATTAAAGCCGACCTACGAGCTTTGGAATATTCGCCGTGAAGATTGGCTACCGCCCTTCCCTGACGTTGAGCGCCATGATCGGGACCGGAATCGAGCACATGTGCCACGCGGTAAGCTTTGA
- a CDS encoding TRAP transporter substrate-binding protein has product MKTQLNNAKLKVLAYSVALGALTLAGTASANTHLKFHHDLPEDSAQHLAAERFKQAIEERSNGEITVQLFPNNTLGDDVEVTQQMQMGAVEAAIIPTAKLSGFVPAMQIVDLPFLFPSPEVAHTVLDGQAGDDLLATTEQVGLKGVTFWESGFKQFTCNHAIEGPESFEGQKVRVMQSPIIMEQFSAMGANPVPIAFGETYNALQQRVVDCQENPLVSITQMRFFEVQSDVVISNHAYLGYAFLFSQRWFDGLSEDDQALLTEVAREATTFQREETARREEGYIATIEASGTNVSSLDDEQLAAFREATASVHEAFASEIGADLMDEFQQAIASAE; this is encoded by the coding sequence ATGAAAACGCAACTCAACAACGCCAAACTTAAAGTACTTGCTTATAGCGTGGCACTGGGCGCTTTGACCCTTGCCGGCACTGCAAGCGCCAATACACACCTGAAGTTTCACCACGACCTGCCAGAAGACAGTGCTCAGCATTTGGCAGCGGAGCGCTTCAAGCAGGCCATTGAGGAGCGCAGCAACGGCGAGATCACCGTGCAGCTCTTTCCCAACAATACGCTGGGCGACGATGTCGAGGTGACCCAGCAAATGCAGATGGGCGCGGTAGAAGCCGCCATCATCCCGACCGCCAAGCTCTCGGGCTTCGTGCCGGCCATGCAGATCGTCGACCTGCCGTTTTTATTTCCTTCTCCGGAAGTCGCGCACACCGTGCTGGACGGCCAAGCCGGTGACGATCTGCTCGCCACCACCGAGCAGGTGGGGCTAAAAGGGGTGACGTTCTGGGAGAGTGGCTTCAAGCAGTTCACCTGTAACCACGCGATTGAAGGGCCAGAGAGCTTCGAAGGCCAGAAGGTACGGGTGATGCAGAGCCCCATCATCATGGAGCAGTTCAGCGCAATGGGCGCCAACCCGGTGCCCATCGCCTTCGGGGAAACCTACAACGCCTTGCAGCAGCGCGTAGTGGATTGCCAGGAGAACCCGTTGGTGTCGATTACCCAGATGCGGTTTTTCGAAGTGCAATCGGACGTGGTCATTAGCAACCATGCGTATCTGGGCTACGCGTTCCTGTTCAGCCAGCGCTGGTTCGATGGCCTGAGCGAGGACGACCAAGCGCTGTTGACCGAGGTTGCGCGCGAAGCCACCACGTTCCAGCGCGAAGAAACCGCCCGTCGCGAAGAGGGCTACATCGCTACCATCGAAGCCAGTGGCACCAACGTAAGCTCCCTCGATGACGAGCAACTGGCGGCGTTTCGTGAGGCGACCGCCTCAGTGCACGAGGCCTTCGCCAGCGAAATCGGCGCCGATCTGATGGATGAGTTCCAGCAAGCGATTGCCAGCGCAGAATAA